atacctgggtacccaaataccttcttccggttgtggttggtaaaatccatcgtttttcatgttttccttcttcatcttctctaactttactctctcaataattctacttctttaaaaaaaaaacatctgattttttaatctcactaattatctttaacttaatcatctcactaatcattatactaactattattaacactaactaatcatcacccaaaattaatcaggagggtaatttagatattaatataaatatgtagataaggggtaacctagatgtacttctaatgtctttacgcAAAATAAAACCAttgtccccaaaaaaaccatgttccccaaaaaatcgttcttatatATGTACATCGATGGGCCATAGTTTACAATTTTTTCTTATATTGTTGGCATGGACCAGAAGATGAACTACTTGTCGGTGCGAAGATTCGAATATGTGACCTCAATTATGAGAATCAATCAATTTGACTAACATATTCTTAAAATATTGTTGGCATGTATGAAAAGTTGAATTTCTGACCTCAAATATGAGAATCATTCGATTTGGGTAACCCAAATTGGTTAATGGAACTACACATTTGAATCTTTTCTACATAAGGCCACCTTATGAAAAGGGGTGGAGCATAACCAGGCTTCCCCTGGCTGGAGCCACCTCCACAGATCCTATGACATCTTTTTTCGTTACCTAACTCAAGTTGCACCATAAAAACTGTGGGAACATTATGGTCAAGCTCAGGATAGGGAAGGTTTTGGTTCCTCCACTACTTATGATCAACATTTAATCATGTTGTGACATATCATACTGTAAATTTAATCACGGAGTCTATCAATTTGGCTAACCCATTGCTATAATATTGTTGGCATGGACCGCACAACATGAATTTAGTTAACGGAACTTTGGGATCATAATTGGCTAACGCATTGCCTGTATGAAGATTCGAATCCCCGATCTTAGTCAACTAtgagaatcaaaaaaaaaaaaaaagttagcggAGCCATGATTTGAACCTTTTCTACACGAGGCCACTTTATGCTCGACATTTAATCATATGTCCCCCTAATGGCGGTACCTCGACACGTCTTCGAATTACAAAAAGTGCACCACAATGATATAATTCCATATCTTAATAGGGTCACATATTGTGGACATTATGTTACCATTCACGTATTtcatttataatttttttatgaaatttaaGAGGAGTTTTTACAAAATCTCCTAACAAATCGGTGTGGCTATAgcatgttttttcttttgttgaatCGGTTTTTGGATTTGACTCGACCTCTAACTCATCCCAAGTCAGATGTCAGACTGTTTGTTTTGCTTTTTGAGTTAGATTTGACTCGCGATCTGAGTCAGGTGATAAAATACCCTTTATTCGTGGAAACAAATCACTAACTCGTATTTTTGAGCCAAAtgagtcagatttgactcaaAAAACAAACACATTGAGTCATATCCAGATGAATCAGATGATTTCGATCAGATTCAGGCGAGTCAGACCCAGACGAGTCAGTTGAGTTGGGAGAAAACAAACAATGTGTTAATCTCAGAAATTACACCCAGAACGGGTCgtggtatttttattttttctaaaacATGAGAGGGATTCCCACCTGTATGAATCTATATAAGACCTCTTCCAAATTCAAGAGCTGAGAATCTCGGTCCACTGACCCCAAATACGAAAGTTAGGTTTCTGGGAAACTGGGCTAATCTCGGATGGTTGTCCTAATACGTTGAAAATTATGTTACCACTGTGTGTTAGATGGTCATATTATGTTGACACTCCCACGTACAAACAGTTCGAGTGCCCCAGAGCTTGAAAGGGTATTGGTGTCACGTCAAACACAAAGACCCAAAAGTAGAAAAACAAAAACCCTACTGCTCTCCCACTCACAAGTACTCAGAACAGAGACCAAGACAACGAAACAACCGTGGAAGCTTGTTACTCCCTTTTCATCATCAATACTCTGCAATCACATGTGATTGGGTTATAAATTCATTGAGACGCAGTGATCAGTCCATCAAAAGGGTCTACAGATGCACTGAGATATACAGAGATATACTGAGAGGGTTTATCATTCATATCTCAATTCCTTCCAATCAATGGCAGAAACAACTAAAGAGAAGTTATTGAATAACCATACCGAGAAACATTTTACTGCCGGTGCAATTGTGAGAGATGTGATTATTGGTGTTTCCGACGGTCTTACTGTTCCATTTGCTCTTGCTGCTGGTCTCTCCGGTGCTAATGTCGGTTCTTCCATTATTGTTACTGCTGGTCTTGCTGAAGTTGCCGCAGGGGCTATATCCATGGGTCTTGGAGggtaatcatgattttgattctatttatataaaaattgaatttttaaacttTCTGAATCTTTACCATTTGAGTGGCATCTGCATTTTCTTTATGCGTATCCAGTGATATGTTTTAGAAATTAACCCATGAATTTTATCCAATTTCCAATCAATGGGTGTTGAATTTTAATgggtattatgttatttatgaACACAGGTATCTTGCAGCCAAAAGCGAAGAGGATCATTACTATAGGGAGCTGAAGAGAGAACAAGAGGAGATCATCAATGTCCCTGATACAGGTCTTTGAACTTTTGTTAAATTGACTCATTGTTGTTTGGATCACTTCGGATTTGCATGGAAAGCATCgaacttgtattttttttttgtttgaaactTCTTTGGGATTCAAATCGGACAAAAtggggttcaacacccaactttGTAATGTTGCAAGATGCCACTTACTTACATTTTTGACGCATTAGGCGTTCGTTTGggaagaattcaaaaataaacTAGATAGAAATGATGTCTGTTTTTTGCATTTCAAGGTACTTAAGAGGATAAGTAAAAATTCTAGTCTGTTTGTTGATCTTAATATGGTCATAGGCCCTGGATGCAGCCTCCAGCCTCATTACGGGTTGAAACTTTTCATGGTTTTAGTCTTTTCAGTTTATATGGTTTAGCAAACACGTCCAATTAGAAGTGTAAGTTGCAGCTTTTAAGTTGTTTTTTCTGCTTCCGGTGTTACTTTAGTCCAGATGGTTGTACGGACGGTAGACATTCACTGCTATGTTATTGATTCATCATGTCACATTTCAGTAAAAGGATGGTGAAATAACTCATTTGTTTCGAATTTCAGAGGCTGCTGAGTGTGAAGAAATTCTAGCAGAGTACGACCTACAGCCACATGAATATGCACCCCTGATTAATGCTCTTCGGCAGAAACCCCAGGCATGGCTGGAATTTATGATGAAGTAAGTTTGTTATCTCTAAGCATAGTATGATATGTGATAGTATGAAACTCAAGGTTTCCGTGAGCCAATATTT
This is a stretch of genomic DNA from Papaver somniferum cultivar HN1 chromosome 1, ASM357369v1, whole genome shotgun sequence. It encodes these proteins:
- the LOC113318422 gene encoding vacuolar iron transporter 1-like, whose product is MAETTKEKLLNNHTEKHFTAGAIVRDVIIGVSDGLTVPFALAAGLSGANVGSSIIVTAGLAEVAAGAISMGLGGYLAAKSEEDHYYRELKREQEEIINVPDTEAAECEEILAEYDLQPHEYAPLINALRQKPQAWLEFMMKFELGLEKPDPKRALESAFTIAFAYILGGLVPLSPYIFIPDAMKAMLTSVGVTLIALLFFGYVKGRFTGNRPIRSALETALIGTIASAAAYGIAKLVQAK